One Ignavibacteria bacterium genomic window carries:
- a CDS encoding CDP-glycerol glycerophosphotransferase family protein gives MGKKRILYIPNLSYLANPVFFSVIKHLPDFQNIYFDADYYKEYENSANRLANDQQAMQLFDEYYRIDKNDKINFKSENEEINFIKNKIEGLKPDAFVTISDKTFVYKICTAYFPDIPIFVIQTCAIKNSFPGISFKQKLASLIKNNSFRLKNNIPFAEDTISYKLIWSKFWVRDKSVYDENKFFETGNPGYDALFLNPLQKHENLKKQFGIDEDKKVILITLTKKRTIGEEKFNKFLDIYSEVIKKNENIFFIIKPHPLENPEYLNKKFNVNEAKNLKIIFEEKLENLFKISDLLISSWSVTVYEALINNIPAIVLNPQNEFDIKTFTPDAENIDIAADDKSLNALIHQSLFNLNYSKFTERKNNFLKKVLTIIDGSSGKLASDIIRAKTNEK, from the coding sequence ATGGGAAAGAAAAGAATCCTATATATACCGAACCTTTCATATCTTGCCAACCCTGTTTTTTTCTCTGTAATAAAACACCTCCCTGATTTTCAAAATATATATTTTGATGCCGACTATTATAAAGAATATGAAAATTCCGCAAACAGATTAGCAAATGATCAGCAAGCAATGCAGTTATTTGATGAATATTACAGAATAGATAAAAATGACAAAATTAATTTTAAAAGTGAAAACGAAGAAATTAATTTTATTAAAAATAAAATAGAAGGATTAAAGCCCGATGCCTTCGTAACCATTTCAGATAAAACTTTTGTTTATAAAATCTGCACTGCTTATTTTCCTGACATACCAATTTTTGTAATCCAAACTTGCGCTATAAAAAATTCATTCCCCGGAATTTCTTTCAAACAAAAATTAGCTTCCCTGATAAAAAACAATTCTTTTCGATTAAAAAATAATATTCCTTTTGCTGAGGACACTATTTCTTACAAACTTATCTGGTCAAAATTCTGGGTACGTGATAAATCTGTTTATGACGAAAATAAATTCTTTGAAACCGGAAATCCCGGTTATGACGCCCTTTTTCTAAATCCCCTTCAAAAACATGAAAACTTAAAAAAACAATTTGGCATTGATGAAGATAAAAAGGTTATTCTTATCACCTTAACAAAAAAACGAACCATAGGTGAAGAGAAATTCAATAAGTTTCTTGATATATATTCAGAGGTCATCAAAAAAAATGAAAATATTTTTTTCATAATCAAACCTCATCCGCTTGAAAACCCTGAATATCTGAATAAAAAGTTTAACGTAAATGAGGCTAAGAATTTAAAAATAATCTTTGAGGAAAAGCTTGAAAATCTCTTTAAAATCAGCGATTTATTAATAAGCAGCTGGTCGGTTACAGTTTATGAAGCATTAATTAACAATATTCCTGCCATCGTTCTTAATCCACAGAATGAGTTTGATATTAAAACTTTCACTCCCGATGCGGAAAACATAGACATAGCAGCAGACGATAAGTCATTAAATGCTCTGATTCATCAATCCCTATTTAATTTAAATTATAGTAAATTCACAGAACGAAAAAATAATTTCCTGAAAAAAGTTCTTACCATTATAGACGGCTCTTCAGGGAAACTTGCCTCGGATATCATAAGGGCAAAAACAAATGAAAAATAA
- a CDS encoding polysaccharide deacetylase family protein: MLAAVNYHYIRKNFDYKYPSIFGETPEQFEKQLLELSKFGEFISQLDLNEYITNGKALPEKSILITFDDGLNEQYELALPVLERHNIPAVFFVNTLPLIEKKILNVHKIHIIRSEISSDELFTFIKQYLHQEINEKELVKKSKLTYKYDDEATARTKYILNFFLSEEEKNEAINKIFNEYFPGKEEEICSGLYMNEEAIKDLYKKGYLGCHGHEHTPLALSGEKIIESDIKTSKNILEKIAAGEIYSFSYPYGTYEATKGIAKILKHSGFNFAFTMERGIVSDFSQPFYLSRFSCTDMPLAKGYKYSDNNFFNHLPVNEWKYE, from the coding sequence TTGTTAGCAGCAGTAAATTATCACTACATAAGAAAAAATTTCGATTATAAATATCCGAGTATTTTTGGTGAAACACCTGAACAGTTTGAAAAACAGCTTTTAGAACTTTCAAAGTTTGGAGAGTTCATTAGCCAATTAGACTTAAATGAATATATTACAAACGGAAAAGCTTTACCTGAAAAAAGTATTTTAATTACTTTCGATGACGGTCTCAATGAGCAATATGAACTTGCACTACCGGTTCTTGAAAGACATAACATACCTGCAGTTTTTTTTGTCAATACTTTGCCGTTGATTGAAAAAAAAATCCTGAATGTTCATAAAATCCACATAATACGCTCGGAAATTTCCTCCGATGAATTATTTACATTCATAAAACAATATTTACATCAGGAAATAAACGAAAAAGAATTGGTTAAAAAATCAAAGTTGACTTACAAGTATGATGATGAAGCTACAGCAAGAACAAAATATATTTTAAATTTTTTTCTTTCTGAAGAAGAAAAAAACGAAGCAATAAATAAAATTTTTAATGAATATTTTCCGGGAAAGGAAGAAGAAATTTGTTCCGGACTTTATATGAATGAAGAAGCCATAAAAGATTTATATAAAAAAGGATATCTGGGATGCCACGGTCATGAGCATACTCCCCTTGCATTATCCGGTGAAAAAATTATAGAATCAGACATAAAGACTTCTAAGAATATTTTGGAGAAAATAGCCGCTGGTGAAATTTATTCTTTCAGTTACCCGTATGGTACTTATGAAGCTACAAAAGGCATTGCAAAGATTCTGAAACACAGCGGGTTTAATTTTGCTTTTACGATGGAACGCGGGATTGTTTCGGATTTTTCTCAGCCGTTTTATTTATCAAGATTTTCCTGCACAGATATGCCTCTGGCAAAAGGATATAAATATTCCGATAATAATTTTTTTAATCATCTTCCGGTAAACGAATGGAAATATGAGTAA
- a CDS encoding acylneuraminate cytidylyltransferase family protein: MDEKVMKILGLIPARGGSKAIPGKNIKMLAGKSLIQRAYESASKSKYLDRIILSTDSDEIAENARSFGLEVPFMRPDEFAKDESPMIDAVIHALETLNKSGYVPDAVMLLQPTSPLRNAKHIDEAIDLLKDNDSVCSVIEIPQDMSPHYVMKINGDGYLDYFLPEGKNIKRRQDVPRAYKRDGTIFLTKTGVLLNEKNFYGKKCVPYFIDTSLSVNIDTPEEWQIAEKKLKKE; encoded by the coding sequence GTGGATGAAAAAGTAATGAAGATATTAGGATTGATTCCTGCCCGCGGGGGCTCAAAGGCAATCCCGGGCAAAAATATTAAAATGCTTGCAGGCAAATCTTTAATACAGCGGGCATACGAAAGCGCAAGTAAATCAAAATACTTAGATAGAATAATTTTATCAACCGACAGCGATGAAATTGCAGAAAATGCAAGAAGTTTCGGACTTGAAGTTCCGTTTATGAGGCCGGATGAATTTGCAAAAGACGAATCACCCATGATTGATGCTGTCATTCATGCATTGGAGACACTAAACAAATCCGGTTACGTACCTGACGCGGTAATGCTTTTGCAGCCGACTTCACCATTGAGGAATGCGAAACATATCGATGAAGCAATTGATTTACTAAAAGATAATGATTCCGTTTGCAGTGTAATAGAGATACCGCAGGATATGAGCCCTCATTATGTAATGAAAATCAACGGAGATGGTTATCTGGATTACTTTTTACCTGAAGGAAAAAATATTAAAAGAAGACAGGACGTCCCAAGAGCATATAAACGGGATGGAACGATTTTTTTGACAAAAACAGGTGTTCTTCTTAACGAAAAAAATTTTTACGGAAAAAAATGTGTACCCTATTTCATTGATACTTCTTTATCAGTTAACATTGACACGCCTGAAGAGTGGCAGATTGCAGAGAAGAAATTAAAAAAAGAATAA
- a CDS encoding NAD(P)-dependent oxidoreductase produces MPYKHKILLTETKDFSKDVIEYLKTFSDVEIAENFSQENLKSSLQNYDVVWIRFGFKVTKNDIPENPRCRFIAINVTGTDHLDEKSCNGKGIKILSLKGESEFLKNIRATAELTVTLTLALIRNVISAYESVKQGIWNRDLFRGTELYGKTAGIIGYGRLGKIVAGYFKAFGMNVCAYDINNDVDFSGAEKVSLNELLKNSDVVSLHVNYKPENENMFAKSEFDLMKKNSVFINTARGGLVDEDALLEALKSKKIRGAAIDVLKNEFNANKENKLIEYMNNNDNLIIVPHIGGNTYESFYKTEMFIAQKIKKELGG; encoded by the coding sequence ATGCCTTACAAACATAAAATTTTATTAACTGAGACAAAAGATTTCAGCAAAGATGTAATCGAATACCTGAAAACTTTTTCTGATGTTGAAATAGCGGAAAACTTTTCGCAGGAGAATCTAAAAAGCTCTTTACAAAATTATGACGTTGTATGGATTAGGTTCGGCTTTAAAGTTACAAAGAACGATATTCCCGAAAACCCGCGGTGCAGATTTATTGCTATAAACGTTACAGGCACTGATCATCTCGATGAAAAATCTTGTAACGGGAAAGGCATTAAGATTTTATCTTTAAAAGGAGAATCGGAATTTTTAAAAAATATCCGCGCAACTGCAGAACTTACAGTAACATTAACACTTGCTTTAATAAGAAATGTTATCTCTGCCTATGAATCAGTGAAACAAGGTATATGGAACAGAGATTTATTTCGGGGAACAGAGCTTTACGGTAAGACCGCCGGAATAATAGGATATGGAAGATTAGGAAAAATCGTCGCGGGGTATTTTAAAGCATTCGGAATGAATGTTTGTGCATACGATATAAATAACGATGTAGATTTTTCAGGTGCTGAAAAAGTTTCATTAAACGAGCTTTTAAAAAATTCCGATGTGGTTTCTTTGCATGTTAATTATAAGCCCGAAAATGAGAATATGTTTGCCAAGAGTGAGTTTGATTTGATGAAGAAAAATTCCGTATTTATTAATACTGCGCGCGGCGGATTGGTTGATGAAGATGCGCTGCTTGAAGCATTGAAGAGCAAAAAAATCAGAGGAGCCGCAATTGATGTTTTGAAAAATGAATTCAATGCTAACAAAGAAAATAAGTTAATAGAGTATATGAACAATAATGATAACTTAATAATCGTTCCGCATATTGGCGGGAATACTTATGAGTCTTTTTATAAAACAGAAATGTTCATTGCTCAAAAAATTAAAAAAGAATTAGGTGGATAA
- a CDS encoding methyltransferase domain-containing protein yields MDKKITDINLSKEERVSAVGFEYANQKLQRAGECQLCGNNVFLEISHTDRYGFPANAAACTNCGLTFLNPRMDGNGYSKFYEHYYRPLVSAYYGRLFDAKTIQKDQLTYTDEVIELLNEYLADKPGMSFLDIGGSTGIVAMGLIKKFNVKATILDPAPDEIAEANNLGLETITSLFEDWNPGKKKFDLVGMFQTVDHLLDINNTFEKIRNILTDNGLFIIDIVDFRHNYLKFWSTEEAVKIDHPFYFTDNSFEKILKKFGFKFIKKSISKDKHLVMYVCKLSGETPNVNYNDNYIEKYFEEIRYVQSTKWMKK; encoded by the coding sequence GTGGATAAAAAAATTACAGATATAAATTTAAGCAAAGAGGAAAGAGTTTCTGCTGTCGGCTTTGAATATGCAAACCAAAAGCTTCAAAGAGCAGGTGAATGCCAGTTATGCGGGAATAATGTTTTTCTGGAAATATCGCATACGGACAGATATGGATTTCCTGCAAATGCCGCAGCGTGCACAAATTGCGGTTTAACTTTTTTGAATCCGAGAATGGACGGGAACGGTTACTCGAAATTTTACGAGCATTATTACAGACCCCTTGTGAGCGCATATTACGGAAGATTGTTTGATGCTAAAACAATTCAGAAAGATCAGTTAACATATACCGATGAAGTTATAGAACTTTTGAATGAATATTTAGCAGATAAGCCCGGTATGTCTTTTCTTGACATAGGAGGTTCAACAGGAATAGTTGCCATGGGCTTAATAAAAAAATTTAATGTTAAGGCGACCATTCTTGACCCTGCGCCCGATGAGATTGCCGAAGCAAACAATCTGGGGCTTGAAACGATTACTTCACTATTTGAAGATTGGAATCCCGGAAAGAAAAAATTTGATTTAGTCGGAATGTTTCAGACCGTTGACCATCTGCTTGACATAAATAATACTTTTGAAAAAATCAGAAATATCTTAACAGATAACGGGTTATTTATTATCGATATAGTTGATTTTCGTCATAATTATCTGAAATTCTGGAGCACCGAAGAAGCGGTGAAAATTGATCATCCGTTTTATTTTACCGATAACAGCTTTGAAAAAATTCTGAAAAAGTTTGGATTTAAATTCATAAAAAAATCCATTAGCAAGGATAAGCATCTTGTAATGTATGTCTGCAAATTATCAGGTGAGACTCCGAATGTAAATTATAATGATAATTATATCGAAAAATATTTTGAAGAAATAAGATATGTGCAAAGCACGAAGTGGATGAAAAAGTAA
- a CDS encoding Gfo/Idh/MocA family oxidoreductase, which produces MINIAVIGAGQLGSRHLQGLARLNIENNIYVIDPSKESLETAMQRFDEIQHSNTKKIFFSEEIDIKDKLDIAIIATNSLQRREVIEKLLNSVKVDYLIIEKFLFPSLEDYSAIETLISEKCKGAWVNCVRRAYDFYNSIKNQISGEEYISYNYNGYNLRPASNSIHHLDLFSYLCGSFKLDIDSTGLDANLLKAKRDSYVEFKGTIIAKADKNIFMLTSYNTGNAPAVIEIKTPRYRYFIEEGKRQVIKSFEENNWEYQTGAFEYPMQSALTNLIVEEIIKEGSCKLTDYKESFYIHKQFLKSIFEFYKTKRGEDISFCPIT; this is translated from the coding sequence ATGATTAACATTGCAGTAATAGGTGCGGGGCAGTTAGGAAGCAGACACTTGCAGGGGCTTGCAAGACTTAATATTGAAAATAACATATACGTAATAGATCCCTCAAAGGAATCATTGGAAACTGCCATGCAGCGTTTTGATGAAATTCAACACTCCAATACAAAAAAAATATTTTTTTCAGAAGAAATAGACATAAAAGACAAGCTTGATATTGCAATTATCGCCACAAATTCTCTTCAAAGACGTGAAGTCATTGAAAAACTTTTAAATTCAGTAAAAGTTGATTATTTAATTATTGAAAAATTTTTGTTTCCTTCGCTTGAAGATTACAGTGCAATAGAAACACTAATATCAGAAAAATGCAAAGGCGCATGGGTTAACTGTGTAAGGCGGGCATATGATTTTTATAACTCCATAAAAAACCAAATTTCAGGAGAAGAATATATTTCTTATAATTATAATGGATATAATTTACGACCGGCATCTAATTCAATTCATCATCTTGACCTTTTCTCATACTTATGCGGCAGTTTTAAACTTGACATAGATTCAACAGGATTAGATGCAAATTTATTAAAAGCAAAAAGAGATTCATATGTCGAATTTAAAGGAACAATTATCGCAAAGGCAGATAAAAATATTTTTATGTTAACTTCTTACAATACCGGGAATGCTCCTGCGGTGATAGAAATCAAGACGCCGCGTTACAGGTATTTTATAGAAGAAGGAAAAAGACAGGTAATAAAATCATTTGAAGAAAACAACTGGGAGTATCAGACCGGTGCGTTTGAATATCCGATGCAAAGCGCATTAACAAATCTGATTGTTGAGGAAATAATCAAAGAAGGAAGCTGCAAATTAACTGATTACAAAGAATCATTTTACATTCATAAACAATTTTTAAAATCGATTTTTGAATTTTATAAAACGAAGAGAGGAGAAGACATAAGCTTTTGTCCGATAACTTAA
- a CDS encoding formyltransferase family protein, with amino-acid sequence MSKIVILTGNELRHNYYISEISKKLDVVGAVREEKIYQANKFKENADEFNVAQKHFESRKKSEEKFFKDKIKSEFDFELLDIKNGTVNSHEVFEWVKNKNPDYILLFGCSLIKEPLISYYENKIINLHLGLSPYYRGGGTNFWPLVNKQPELVGGTIHLAVLKVDAGDILKQVRPDVNAADGPHDLGNKTIIKAIENIPDVVKEYEKGIRKPIRQNLEKGLVYKRKDLTTEGIKQLYENFDSGMIAEYLNSKEEKIKLYPIVE; translated from the coding sequence ATGAGTAAAATCGTGATACTTACGGGCAATGAGTTAAGACATAATTACTACATCAGCGAAATATCGAAAAAGCTGGATGTCGTTGGTGCGGTGCGTGAAGAAAAAATTTATCAGGCAAATAAATTCAAAGAAAATGCAGATGAGTTCAATGTTGCTCAAAAACATTTTGAGAGCAGAAAGAAGTCGGAAGAAAAATTTTTTAAAGATAAAATAAAATCTGAATTCGATTTTGAGTTGCTTGACATCAAAAACGGAACAGTTAATTCCCATGAAGTTTTTGAATGGGTAAAAAATAAAAACCCCGATTATATTCTTCTGTTCGGCTGCAGTCTGATAAAAGAACCTTTGATTAGTTATTATGAAAACAAGATTATCAACCTTCATCTTGGGTTATCTCCCTACTACAGAGGAGGCGGCACAAATTTCTGGCCTCTTGTGAATAAACAGCCGGAACTTGTCGGAGGCACAATACATCTTGCGGTTTTAAAAGTGGATGCAGGCGATATATTGAAGCAAGTAAGACCGGATGTTAATGCAGCCGATGGACCGCATGATTTAGGAAATAAAACAATTATCAAAGCAATTGAAAATATTCCTGATGTGGTGAAAGAATATGAGAAAGGAATCAGAAAACCAATCAGACAAAACCTTGAAAAAGGGCTGGTATATAAGCGTAAAGATTTAACAACGGAAGGAATAAAACAGCTTTATGAAAATTTTGATTCCGGGATGATTGCGGAATACTTAAACAGCAAAGAAGAAAAAATAAAATTATATCCGATAGTAGAATGA
- the neuC gene encoding UDP-N-acetylglucosamine 2-epimerase — protein sequence MNKANKSKRKVCVVITARPTYSRIKTALDAIKKHKDLELQLVVASSALLDRYGTAVNYIKKDGFDITAQVFNVLDGENLTAMAKTTGIGILELSTVFDNLKPDLVVTIADRYETMATAISASFMNIPLLHIQGGEVTGNIDEKVRHAISKLADFHFPSSKKAEERLIKMGEDPAAVFLTGCPSIDLAVDIANYNKLDFDPFKKYGGVGNLQDLSKGYIVVLQHPVTTEYEKSRVHIEETLWAMQKLQMPVLWFWPNLDAGADGTSKGIRTFREFEDASRFHFFKNMEPTDFLKLIKCSSCLVGNSSVGIRESSFLGIPVVNIGSRQNQRERGKNVIDVGYNRNEIVDAVKKHLKNGTYNQEMIYGDGKAGERIADLITKLQLKIDKVLQY from the coding sequence ATGAACAAAGCGAATAAATCAAAAAGAAAAGTTTGTGTTGTAATCACAGCAAGACCGACATACAGCAGAATAAAAACTGCTCTTGATGCAATTAAAAAACATAAAGACCTTGAGCTGCAGCTTGTTGTTGCTTCATCGGCACTTCTTGACAGGTACGGCACTGCGGTCAACTACATAAAGAAAGACGGCTTTGATATAACTGCTCAGGTGTTTAATGTTCTCGACGGTGAAAATCTTACTGCTATGGCTAAGACAACCGGAATCGGAATATTAGAGCTTTCAACTGTCTTTGATAATTTGAAACCCGACCTTGTCGTAACAATTGCAGACAGATATGAAACAATGGCGACTGCGATATCGGCATCGTTTATGAACATACCTTTGCTGCATATACAGGGCGGTGAAGTAACCGGAAACATCGATGAAAAAGTCCGCCATGCAATTTCAAAACTTGCGGATTTTCATTTTCCATCATCTAAAAAAGCAGAGGAACGTTTGATTAAAATGGGTGAAGACCCGGCAGCTGTTTTTTTAACAGGTTGTCCTTCCATTGACCTTGCTGTTGATATTGCAAATTATAATAAGCTTGACTTCGACCCGTTCAAAAAATACGGAGGCGTTGGCAATCTTCAGGATTTATCTAAAGGATATATTGTTGTGCTTCAGCACCCGGTAACAACCGAATATGAAAAATCACGAGTTCACATTGAAGAAACATTGTGGGCTATGCAGAAATTACAAATGCCGGTTTTATGGTTTTGGCCAAATCTCGATGCAGGTGCTGACGGCACTTCAAAAGGAATAAGAACTTTCAGAGAATTTGAAGATGCTTCACGTTTCCATTTTTTCAAAAATATGGAACCAACGGATTTTCTTAAATTGATAAAATGCAGTTCGTGTCTTGTTGGGAATTCCAGCGTTGGCATAAGAGAATCTTCGTTTCTTGGAATTCCGGTAGTTAACATCGGCTCACGTCAAAATCAGAGAGAGCGCGGAAAGAATGTTATTGATGTCGGATATAACAGAAATGAAATAGTTGATGCCGTAAAAAAACACCTTAAAAACGGAACGTATAATCAGGAAATGATTTACGGCGATGGTAAAGCCGGTGAGAGAATTGCGGACTTGATAACAAAGCTGCAGTTAAAAATCGACAAGGTGTTGCAATATTAA
- a CDS encoding Gfo/Idh/MocA family oxidoreductase, with protein MSDNLKKILLVGTGKMSRIYAKVLRDNHDLLVVGRGEKKTNEFKALFADAEVLAGGLTSEIIKKFSPDTAVIATSADQLFAMTSLLLENGVKNILVEKPSALFAKDIKKLNELAKENNAEVFLSYNRRHYASVLKAQEIIEEDGGILSVNFEFTEWINKIDTAKFVPLVYEKLVLSYSSHILDLVFYLIGKPAELNSDIKGKNVIPYHKSGAIFTGSGISDKNIPFTYHTNFLAPGRWAVEVLTKKHRLYFKPVEKLSVQKMDSLEIQEVPIEDYLEKEYSHGIYRMVDDFLNTQNSRLCTLDYHADMFKHYTKIAGYDD; from the coding sequence TTGTCCGATAACTTAAAAAAAATATTACTGGTCGGAACCGGAAAGATGTCCAGAATTTACGCTAAAGTTTTAAGGGATAACCATGATTTGCTTGTAGTTGGCAGAGGTGAAAAAAAGACAAATGAATTTAAAGCATTATTTGCCGACGCTGAGGTTCTTGCAGGCGGTTTAACTTCTGAAATAATAAAAAAATTTTCACCTGATACAGCAGTTATTGCAACTTCCGCTGACCAGTTGTTTGCAATGACTTCTCTTCTTTTAGAAAACGGAGTTAAAAATATTCTTGTAGAAAAACCTTCTGCATTATTTGCTAAAGACATTAAAAAATTAAATGAACTTGCAAAGGAAAATAATGCTGAAGTTTTTCTCTCTTACAATAGAAGACATTATGCATCAGTGCTGAAGGCACAGGAAATCATCGAAGAAGACGGCGGAATTTTATCAGTCAACTTTGAGTTCACCGAGTGGATAAATAAAATTGATACAGCAAAGTTCGTTCCGCTTGTGTATGAAAAACTTGTTTTGTCATATTCATCTCACATACTTGATCTGGTATTTTATCTGATAGGTAAGCCCGCTGAACTTAATTCTGACATAAAAGGCAAGAATGTAATTCCCTATCATAAGTCGGGAGCTATTTTTACCGGCAGCGGTATTTCTGATAAAAACATTCCGTTTACATATCATACAAATTTTCTTGCACCGGGAAGATGGGCTGTTGAAGTTCTGACTAAAAAACACCGATTGTATTTTAAGCCTGTTGAAAAGCTTTCTGTTCAGAAAATGGATTCACTCGAAATTCAGGAAGTTCCTATTGAAGATTACCTCGAGAAAGAATATTCTCATGGAATTTACAGAATGGTTGATGATTTTTTAAATACACAGAACAGCCGCTTATGCACACTTGATTATCACGCCGATATGTTTAAACATTATACCAAGATTGCCGGATATGACGATTGA
- a CDS encoding T9SS type A sorting domain-containing protein, with protein MKNKLTYLFFLIFFGISSQSYSVPVYPSTQIWNLAIHNAFPDIIYFKNKIFITFREGSIHPGGGIPDGKVRIISSTNNGTNWISEILISDSLSGDIRGTKFIKINEDTLQIITYAVYSVGADSINGANITYFTTEGTNWSRRKQVGENFFWMYFPAYNNNKIYSIGYPLFTNSSLRYTRLYSTTDFDYDNYNVLKDTLSSTADKDSEAKILFINNNYALCVIRRDSPNALIGRAFSPFTNWTFTDCGYRIGGPNIIKLSNGKIIVAGRLQNPTRTSLLSLDTTTFTVNEIISLESSGDTGYPGLLEHNDSLFITYYSSHSSNARIYLSKVSLTDSNLVLPVKLISFTSAVNRNNVELSWQTSEEINNNGFEIQRMENNIWTKLSFVSGKNTSGINYYSYIDKNVNPGIYKYRLIQKDFNGNFEIYNLNNEVLVHPPENFYVYNAYPNPFNSTFKINFDTDKIYDYQLLLYQLDGKLVKKIQENNVQPGYHSFNYTLDNFASGIYFMMLKFNDGKTEKRSTQKIILLK; from the coding sequence ATGAAAAATAAATTAACATATTTATTTTTTCTCATATTTTTTGGAATTTCATCTCAAAGTTACAGCGTGCCTGTATATCCATCAACACAGATTTGGAATCTTGCTATTCACAATGCCTTCCCCGACATAATTTATTTCAAAAATAAAATTTTTATTACATTCCGTGAGGGTTCAATTCATCCGGGAGGAGGAATACCTGACGGCAAAGTAAGAATCATTTCTTCAACAAATAACGGAACCAATTGGATTTCTGAAATATTAATTTCGGATTCGTTGTCAGGTGATATTAGAGGAACAAAATTCATTAAAATAAATGAAGACACCCTTCAAATTATAACGTACGCAGTTTATTCAGTCGGTGCTGATTCCATTAATGGAGCTAATATTACTTATTTTACAACTGAGGGAACTAACTGGAGCAGGAGAAAACAGGTTGGTGAAAATTTTTTCTGGATGTATTTCCCTGCATATAACAATAATAAAATATATTCAATAGGTTATCCTTTATTTACTAACTCATCTTTAAGATACACAAGATTATACAGCACTACAGATTTTGATTATGACAATTATAATGTTCTTAAAGATACTTTGAGTTCTACAGCTGATAAAGATAGCGAAGCAAAAATTTTATTTATTAATAATAATTATGCTTTATGTGTAATTCGGCGCGATTCACCCAATGCTCTCATTGGCAGAGCGTTTTCTCCATTTACTAATTGGACTTTTACAGATTGCGGTTACAGAATCGGCGGACCGAATATAATAAAACTATCTAACGGTAAAATTATTGTAGCAGGCAGATTGCAAAACCCGACAAGAACTTCTCTATTATCATTGGATACTACCACTTTTACTGTTAACGAAATTATATCACTCGAGTCTTCAGGAGATACGGGCTATCCCGGCTTGTTGGAACATAATGATTCGCTTTTTATAACATATTACTCATCACATAGTAGTAATGCTCGAATTTATTTATCAAAAGTCAGTTTAACTGATTCAAACTTAGTTTTACCTGTAAAATTAATTTCTTTTACATCTGCTGTAAATCGTAATAATGTTGAATTATCATGGCAAACTTCCGAAGAAATAAATAATAATGGTTTTGAAATACAGAGAATGGAAAATAATATTTGGACTAAGCTCTCATTTGTTTCAGGAAAAAACACATCAGGCATAAATTATTATTCTTATATTGATAAAAATGTGAATCCCGGAATTTATAAGTACAGATTAATTCAGAAAGATTTTAACGGTAACTTTGAAATATATAATTTAAATAATGAAGTATTAGTACACCCGCCTGAAAATTTTTATGTATATAATGCTTATCCGAATCCCTTCAATAGCACTTTTAAAATTAACTTTGACACTGATAAAATATATGATTATCAGTTGCTGCTTTATCAGCTTGATGGTAAGTTGGTAAAGAAAATTCAGGAAAACAATGTTCAGCCGGGATATCACAGCTTTAATTATACTTTGGACAATTTTGCTTCGGGAATATATTTTATGATGTTGAAGTTTAATGACGGCAAAACTGAAAAAAGGAGTACACAAAAAATAATTTTACTAAAATAA